A stretch of Brassica napus cultivar Da-Ae chromosome C6, Da-Ae, whole genome shotgun sequence DNA encodes these proteins:
- the LOC106397603 gene encoding chorismate mutase 3, chloroplastic, with the protein MEARLLTNHTFYNWPRLSLAHYSTPVTSLPGKSRFGLPGSLSFRLSPATPIRCSRRGLRVDASESLTLDSIRHSFIRQEDSIIFNLLERAQYRYNANTYDEDAFTMEGFQGSLVEFMIRETEQLHAKVDRYKSPDEHPFFPQCLPEPVLPPIQYPQVLHHCADSININKKVWNMYFKHILPRLVKPGDDGNSGSSALCDTMCLQILSKRIHYGKFVAEAKFREDPATYETAIREQDRTQLLGLLTYETVEEVIKKRVEVKARIFGQDITVNDPETGAADPSYKINPSLVAKLYGEGIMPLTKEVQIEYLLRRLD; encoded by the exons ATGGAGGCTAGGCTACTGACTAACCACACTTTTTACAACTGGCCAAGACTTAGTCTCGCGCATTATTCTACACCTGTCACGTCTCTACCCGGTAAATCAAGATTTGGACTACCTGGCTCTCTTTCATTCCGTCTCTCCCCAGCAACACCGATCCG ATGCTCGAGGAGGGGGCTACGGGTGGATGCGAGTGAGAGCTTGACACTTGACAGCATAAGACACTCTTTTATTCGTCAAGAGGACAGCATTATCTTCAACCTTCTTGAGCGAGCTCAGTATCGTTACAACGCTAACACATATGACGAAGATGCTTTTACTATGGAAGGGTTTCAAGgatctttggtcgagtttatgATCAGAGAAACCGAACAGCTTCACGCTAAG GTGGACAGATACAAAAGTCCAGATgaacatcccttcttcccacaATGCTTGCCTGAGCCAGTCCTTCCCCCTATTCAATACCCACAG GTTCTACATCATTGCGCCGATTCGATAAACATCAACAAGAAGGTGTGGAACATGTATTTCAAACACATTCTTCCCAGACTGGTCAAGCCAGGGGACGATGGTAATAGTGGTTCATCTGCTCTCTGTGACACAATGTGTTTACAG ATACTTTCAAAGAGAATTCACTATGGTAAATTTGTTGCTGAAGCCAAGTTTCGTGAAGATCCAGCTACATATGAAACAGCCATCCGAGAACAA GACCGGACACAACTGTTGGGACTCCTGACGTATGAAACAGTTGAAGAGGTTATCAAGAAAAGAGTTGAGGTCAAAGCCAGAATTTTCGGTCAAGACATAACAGTCAACGATCCAGAAACTGGAGCTGCTGATCCTTCCTATAAAATCAACCCTAGCTTAGTTGCTAAACTATATGGAGAAGGGATCATGCCGCTCACAAAGGAAGTCCAAATTGAGTACTTGCTTAGGAGGCTGGATTGA
- the LOC106401650 gene encoding probable protein S-acyltransferase 22 → MRKHGWQLPYHPLQVVAVAVFLALGFAFYVFFAPFVGSKLHQYIAMGIYSPLITCVVGLYIWCAASDPADRGVFRSKKYLKVPENEKFTQSKDTKDGCGSTPGGAKSHDSTCVQDQVNRTSKKLESSQKSSILRLLCSPCALLCGCCSGRGESSEQQTSEDGMFYCTLCEVEVFKYSKHCRVCDKCVDSFDHHCRWINNCIGKRNYRKFFSLMVSAIFLLIVQWSTGIYVLVLCLLRRNQFNVDIALKLGSSFSLVPFVIVIGVCTLLAMLATLPLAQLFFFHILLVKKGISTYDYIVALREQEQELEAGGGQQSPQMSMISSFTGLSSASSFNAFHRGAWCTPPRLFVEDQFDVVPPENASVSSYGKKTVVAEEHVKKKKQPVKISPWTLARLNAEEVSKAAAEARKKSKIIQPLARRENPFVGLEASSSGRRMFPAKFEAVNSNGKQQRRQSKRIRLPAEPLMNVQSRAASSGLAPLQLEARSAFQTSREMSGSGGGVMVASSPESSLEDSHDIHPFRVSSEAENSMQLDGFSSAVGLMSNQQIEQQKQQQSMMMMTLSRSTSDGYDASGGEDSDQVPSRNIHKSR, encoded by the exons ATGAGGAAACATGGGTGGCAACTTCCTTACCATCCTCTTCAG GTGGTGGCTGTTGCTGTGTTCTTGGCTCTTGGGTTTGCTTTCTACGTCTTCTTTGCTCCTTTTGTTGGGAGCAAGCTTCATCAGTACATTGCCATGGGTATATACTCTCCTCTG ATTACATGTGTGGTTGGACTGTATATATGGTGTGCGGCATCAGATCCTGCAGACCGTGGAGTTTTCCGGTCAAAGAAGTACCTTAAAGTTCCTGAAAACGAGAAATTTACTCAATCAAAAGATACAAAAGATGGCTGTGGATCAACCCCAGGTGGTGCCAAGTCTCATGACAGCACATGTGTCCAGGATCAAGTAAATAGAACTAGCAAGAAACTGGAGTCATCACAAAAATCGTCTATCCTGCGTCTGCTCTGCTCTCCTTGTGCACTGCTCTGTGGTTGTTGCAGTGGAAGAGGTGAATCTTCTGAGCAGCAGACGAGTGAGGATGGGATGTTTTATTGCACTCTGTGTGAAGTTGAG GTCTTCAAATACAGCAAGCATTGCAGAGTTTGTGACAAATGTGTGGACAGTTTTGATCATCACTGCAGG TGGATAAACAACTGCATTGGCAAGCGGAATTACAGAAAGTTCTTCAGCCTTATGGTATCAGCTATCTTTTTG CTCATAGTGCAATGGTCAACTGGAATTTATGTGCTGGTGTTATGTCTACTCCGAAGGAACCAGTTTAATGTAGACATTGCCTTAAAGTTGGGAAGCAGCTTTTCGCTAGTTCCATTTGTTATAGTTATT GGAGTTTGCACTCTATTAGCAATGCTGGCAACGCTACCGCTTGCTcagctcttcttcttccacattCTTCTCGTTAAAAAG GGGATAAGTACATACGACTACATAGTTGCACTTAGGGAACAAGAGCAAGAGCTTGAAGCTGGTGGAGGTCAGCAAAGCCCTCAAATGTCAATGATCAGCTCATTCACTGGACTAAGCAGTGCAAGTTCCTTCAACGCATTTCACCGTGGAGCTTGGTGCACTCCACCGCGTCTGTTTGTTGAGGATCAG TTTGATGTAGTTCCTCCAGAGAATGCGTCTGTAAGTTCATATGGGAAGAAGACAGTAGTAGCTGAGGAACacgtcaagaagaagaaacaaccTGTGAAGATAAGTCCATGGACTCTAGCGCGTCTCAATGCAGAAGAAGTCTCAAAGGCAGCAGCAGAAGCGAGGAAGAAATCCAAGATCATCCAGCCTTTGGCTAGACGTGAAAACCCTTTTGTTGGGTTAGAAGCAAGCAGCAGTGGCCGTAGAATGTTCCCTGCAAAATTTGAAGCTGTTAATAGTAACGGGAAGCAGCAGAGAAGGCAATCTAAGCGCATACGGTTACCAGCAGAACCACTAATGAATGTTCAGAGTAGAGCAGCTAGCTCAGGGCTAGCACCTCTtcagctagaagcaagaagcgcGTTTCAGACAAGCCGAGAGATGTCAGGGTCAGGTGGTGGTGTTATGGTTGCATCTTCACCAGAGAGCAGCTTAGAAGACTCACATGACATTCACCCTTTTAGAGTTTCGTCTGAAGCAGAGAATTCAATGCAACTCGATGGGTTTTCTTCAGCTGTTGGTCTGATGAGTAATCAACAGATAGAACAACAAAAACAACAGCAAtccatgatgatgatgacactGTCAAGGTCTACAAGTGATGGCTATGATGCATCTGGTGGTGAAGACAGTGATCAGGTTCCTTCTAGAAACATCCACAAATCAAGATGA
- the LOC106398834 gene encoding cell division topological specificity factor homolog, chloroplastic-like has translation FQGLLRKQWPNLETYKCPHGVSISGENRLGQAKVSARNTTTTGDYELSPGSRESFLLNTINMSSFDRLNIAWKIIFPSHASRRSSNARIAKQRLKMILFSDSCAVSDEAKRKIVDNIVHALSDFVEIESEEKVQINVATDGDLGTIYSVTVPVRRVKAEYQDVDEAGSITNVEHKDTLDGSVDVRFDFLCSRVIRCI, from the coding sequence TTTCAGGGGCTTCTTCGTAAGCAATGGCCTAATTTAGAAACCTATAAATGTCCTCATGGAGTATCCATCAGCGGCGAAAACAGACTCGGTCAAGCCAAGGTTTCGGCAAGGAACACCACCACTACCGGAGACTACGAGctatcaccaggaagtagagagAGCTTCCTCTTGAACACCATCAACATGAGTTCCTTCGACCGGTTAAATATAGCGTGGAAGATCATATTCCCATCTCACGCGTCGAGAAGAAGCTCCAACGCGAGAATCGCGAAGCAGCGGCTCAAGATGATTCTGTTCTCGGACAGTTGTGCGGTCAGCGACGAAGCTAAAAGGAAGATTGTGGACAACATTGTTCACGCGCTGTCGGATTTTGTGGAGATAGAGTCGGAGGAGAAGGTTCAGATTAATGTAGCTACTGATGGTGACCTTGGGACTATTTACTCGGTCACGGTGCCTGTTAGGAGGGTGAAAGCAGAGTACCAAGACGTGGATGAGGCTGGATCCATAACCAATGTGGAGCACAAAGATACGCTTGATGGTTCTGTGGATGTCAGGTTCGACTTTTTATGTTCCAGAGTAATAAGGTGTatttaa